A single genomic interval of Asinibacterium sp. OR53 harbors:
- the ric gene encoding iron-sulfur cluster repair di-iron protein translates to MEIINQNILDVTMLEPRQKHPTIFDRFDQLNDGETLTIHNDHDPKPLYYQLLGERGNIFKWEYTEQGPRWWKVNIIKRSSEENGETIGEIAAKDLRKAEVFKKNGLDFCCGGKKTVKEACLEKGLDIVKIEQELQQANEAPVSASLPYNEWEPGFLADYIVNVHHAYTRKNLPEIRGYALKVLRVHGKEHPELAEIQRQVEVIYEEMMAHMTKEEKVLFPYIKDLAAARNQSQLHQAAHFGTVKNPINMMEMEHELVGGAMHKIRTLSGGFAIPEDACASYSLLYKMLAAFETDLYTHIHLENNILFPKAVEREKQITDNGSSCKY, encoded by the coding sequence ATGGAAATAATCAATCAGAATATCCTGGATGTGACAATGCTGGAGCCACGCCAGAAGCACCCAACCATTTTCGACCGTTTTGATCAACTCAACGACGGAGAAACATTGACTATTCATAACGATCATGACCCCAAGCCCCTGTATTACCAGCTATTGGGGGAGAGAGGAAATATTTTTAAATGGGAATACACTGAACAAGGCCCCAGGTGGTGGAAAGTGAATATTATCAAGCGTTCCAGCGAGGAAAACGGCGAAACGATTGGCGAAATAGCGGCAAAAGACCTGCGCAAAGCAGAAGTGTTTAAAAAAAATGGACTTGATTTCTGTTGCGGGGGAAAGAAAACGGTGAAAGAAGCTTGTTTGGAAAAAGGATTGGATATAGTGAAGATCGAACAGGAGCTGCAACAAGCTAACGAGGCGCCCGTGTCTGCTTCACTTCCTTATAACGAATGGGAGCCCGGCTTTTTGGCCGATTACATCGTTAATGTTCACCATGCTTATACACGGAAAAACCTTCCTGAGATCAGGGGATATGCATTGAAAGTGTTAAGGGTACATGGAAAAGAGCACCCTGAATTAGCAGAGATACAGCGGCAGGTGGAAGTAATTTACGAAGAGATGATGGCACATATGACGAAGGAGGAAAAAGTATTATTCCCTTACATAAAAGACCTGGCGGCGGCTCGTAACCAGTCTCAATTACACCAGGCAGCGCATTTCGGAACAGTAAAAAACCCTATCAATATGATGGAAATGGAACACGAGCTGGTAGGGGGTGCCATGCATAAGATCAGGACGCTCAGCGGAGGTTTTGCCATTCCGGAAGATGCTTGTGCCAGCTATAGCCTGCTGTATAAAATGTTAGCGGCATTTGAAACAGACCTGTATACGCATATCCACCTGGAGAATAATATCTTATTCCCTAAAGCAGTGGAAAGGGAAAAACAAATCACGGATAATGGAAGTTCATGCAAATACTAA
- a CDS encoding DUF2249 domain-containing protein → MEVHANTKISNILKEHPGALDAIMGISTHFEKLRNPLIRKLMAARTSVAMACKVAGCTIDDFRNKLEPLGFKVDTDTAADPVKTLPHSEARIYPDNFIELDVRPIIAAGRDPLPDILERVKQLQDQQALKIINSFEPTPLMLLLKKQGFASYATALHNGVVEAFFYKEGTTTIPEDKPDMHDDWYRLMTDFEHRLRELDVRMLAMPLPMMKILETLDQLEPGEALLVHHKRVPVFLLPELEQRRFSYRIRELGNEGVQLLIYKS, encoded by the coding sequence ATGGAAGTTCATGCAAATACTAAGATCAGCAATATACTCAAGGAGCATCCGGGAGCATTGGATGCTATAATGGGCATTAGTACACATTTTGAGAAATTACGCAATCCCCTGATCCGTAAGCTGATGGCGGCAAGAACCAGCGTTGCCATGGCTTGTAAAGTTGCCGGTTGTACCATTGATGATTTTCGCAATAAGCTGGAACCGCTTGGTTTTAAGGTGGATACGGATACGGCAGCGGATCCGGTAAAAACATTACCTCATTCGGAAGCACGGATATACCCGGACAACTTCATTGAACTGGATGTGCGACCCATCATTGCTGCAGGAAGAGATCCACTTCCCGATATTCTTGAACGAGTGAAACAATTACAGGATCAACAGGCATTGAAGATCATCAATAGTTTTGAACCTACTCCTTTAATGCTGTTGTTAAAAAAACAGGGATTTGCCTCCTATGCAACAGCATTGCACAACGGAGTAGTAGAAGCCTTTTTTTATAAGGAAGGAACTACCACTATACCGGAAGATAAACCTGATATGCATGATGACTGGTACCGGTTAATGACGGATTTTGAACACCGGTTACGTGAATTGGATGTGCGGATGCTTGCGATGCCTTTACCTATGATGAAGATCCTGGAAACATTGGATCAATTGGAACCTGGCGAGGCGTTATTGGTTCATCACAAAAGAGTACCAGTGTTCCTGTTACCCGAACTGGAACAGCGACGCTTTAGTTATCGCATCAGGGAGTTGGGAAATGAAGGTGTGCAACTATTGATCTATAAAAGCTGA
- a CDS encoding ABC transporter permease subunit, with translation MRKLSRYVLYDILRNRVIIVYTLFLLLVSLSLFQLEENQSKALMSLLTIVLIVIPLISMIFTTIHYYNSYEFIELMLSQPLSRTRILLSEYVGVSVSLTAAYLVGVGIPVLIYAFDATGISFLLTGSALTLAFTSIAFLASVKARDKAKGIGAALLLWFYFALIYDGLVLLILFAFSDYPMEKFTLLLSALNPIDLGRIFIMLKMDVSALMGYTGALYKSFFGSGWGIAFTTGIMLLWIALPLLLTLKIFRKKDL, from the coding sequence ATGCGAAAACTATCACGTTATGTGCTGTATGATATTCTCCGTAACAGGGTAATCATTGTATATACGCTATTCTTGCTGTTGGTTTCGCTTAGCTTGTTTCAACTGGAGGAGAATCAAAGTAAAGCCCTGATGAGCCTGCTTACCATTGTGCTGATCGTCATCCCCTTGATTAGTATGATCTTTACCACTATACATTATTACAACTCTTATGAATTCATAGAACTGATGCTGTCGCAGCCATTAAGCCGCACCCGGATACTTTTAAGCGAATACGTAGGTGTATCGGTATCTCTGACCGCTGCTTATTTGGTGGGAGTAGGGATACCGGTATTGATTTATGCTTTTGATGCAACAGGTATTTCGTTTTTGCTTACCGGATCGGCACTCACATTGGCTTTTACTTCTATCGCATTCCTTGCTTCTGTAAAAGCAAGGGATAAGGCAAAAGGTATTGGCGCCGCTTTATTATTATGGTTTTATTTTGCATTGATATACGACGGACTTGTTTTACTGATATTATTCGCTTTCAGCGATTACCCGATGGAAAAATTCACTTTGTTATTATCTGCACTCAACCCGATAGATCTTGGACGCATTTTCATTATGCTGAAGATGGATGTAAGCGCCCTGATGGGATATACAGGCGCTTTATATAAATCCTTTTTCGGAAGTGGTTGGGGTATTGCTTTTACCACGGGTATTATGCTGCTGTGGATAGCGCTGCCCTTGCTCCTTACACTGAAAATATTCAGGAAGAAAGATCTTTAA